In Spirosoma aureum, a single genomic region encodes these proteins:
- a CDS encoding LysE family translocator, whose product MFLPILFGFLVGVALCLTFGTVFFALIQNSVDNGFRSGLKIVFGVITGDTLFVLAALLGTAFIPKVQGFENLMAIVGVLFLTAMGLVNIFKGTPRLAYPKTRFGNFVYYFTTGFFLNALNPVNFVSWVAIVAYIRSHLHYTMAQQYGFMIAALVGVFVTESALAYYANRLKRLFTPRVVLIFNRTTGVVFLIGAANIAYNRLLEPLSKAMNW is encoded by the coding sequence GTGTTTTTACCTATTCTTTTTGGTTTTTTAGTCGGCGTTGCGCTTTGTTTGACTTTTGGAACAGTGTTTTTTGCCCTGATTCAAAATAGTGTTGACAATGGATTTCGGTCGGGGCTAAAAATAGTTTTCGGGGTGATCACGGGCGATACGCTCTTCGTACTGGCTGCATTACTTGGTACGGCATTTATCCCCAAAGTTCAGGGCTTTGAAAATCTGATGGCCATCGTTGGCGTCTTGTTTCTGACAGCCATGGGTCTGGTCAATATTTTTAAAGGAACGCCCCGGCTGGCGTATCCCAAAACCCGCTTTGGCAATTTCGTTTACTATTTTACGACGGGTTTTTTCCTGAATGCACTCAATCCGGTCAACTTTGTATCGTGGGTAGCCATTGTGGCCTACATTCGTTCACACCTGCATTACACCATGGCCCAGCAATACGGATTCATGATTGCTGCTCTAGTGGGCGTTTTCGTGACCGAATCGGCACTGGCCTATTATGCAAATCGACTGAAGCGCCTATTTACCCCCCGAGTCGTATTGATTTTCAACCGTACAACGGGGGTTGTCTTTCTTATTGGCGCTGCAAATATTGCCTATAATCGGCTGCTTGAGCCGTTATCGAAAGCGATGAACTGGTGA